CAATTATATTGAATAAAATACATTTAGTCTATTATGTTTAAACTCATTCTCTTGTCATCTTACCTCACCTACCAGTATATCTCTTATCTGTTTTATATAATGTACTGTAATTTTTTCTTTCTTCCTTTAAATTATTCTGAATTTTTTTTTCAAAATAATAAAGGAAATATACTTTGAATAATAATATATTATATAGAGATACTATAATTTAGAATTAATTTAAGGAGGAAATATGAAAAAAATAATAATCTTAATTGGAACTATGCTTATAACTATTTCTGCTTTCTCAGCTTCTGTAACAGATTTTGAAACTCAAATGAAATCTTTAGAAAAAGAGTATCAGCTTCTTTTAAAGAAAGAAGATCAAAGATATGCTCAAGAAAAACAAATAGCAGAAACAGCAGAAAAAACTCTTGCAGAACAGAAAAATCTTTATAAAAGTGTAGCTGGAAGCCTTAGCCAATTACAGCAAATGGAAAAATATATTTTTTATAAAGATGACTACAATCAACTTTTAAATAAATATCAAACTATATTAAAAGATTTAGAA
Above is a window of Fusobacterium varium DNA encoding:
- a CDS encoding Adhesion protein FadA; this translates as MKKIIILIGTMLITISAFSASVTDFETQMKSLEKEYQLLLKKEDQRYAQEKQIAETAEKTLAEQKNLYKSVAGSLSQLQQMEKYIFYKDDYNQLLNKYQTILKDLEKSMNNQQVIIDNFKQIQLEKEGNK